DNA from Frateuria edaphi:
CACAAACGCCATCTGCATGGTGAAAGGGATCAGGCTCCAGAAACCATCGCCGAAAGCCTGCACGGTGGTCGTCGGGGCGGCGCCGAAACCCAGCGCGAGCAACGCCACCAACGCGACGCCGAGCGCGGCGAAGACCCAGGCATCGGGGAACCAGCGTTCGGACCAGCCGGCGCAGCGCAACGCCGCGCGTGCGAGCAGACCTTGCCGCGAGTGATCCATGCCGCTCTCCGTTGCCTTCGCCCGCGGCATGGTGGCACGGAGACAAGCCCGGTAGGAGCGCACCTGTGCGCGACCGGGATGTGGGGAAGCCGCGCGCAGGACGCTTTCTGCGGGAGAACTCCGCTCGGCACCACGGCTGCTTCAATGCCGTCGGCCGGGCCTTCGGCTACCCGACCCGCGCGGTCGCGCACAGGTGCGCTCCTACACGCACTTTCGCCTAATGGGCGGGCTTCTTCGCCAGCGTGATCACGCCCACGCCCACCAGGATGATCGCCATGCCGCCCAGGTCGAACGGGCCGACGTGCTCGCCGGCCAGCAGCACGCCGAACAGCACCGCCACCGGCGGGTTGACGTAGGCGTAGCTGGTCGCCAGCGCCGGCCGTGCGTGCTTGAGCACGTAAAGGTACGCGCTGAAGGCGACGATCGACCCGAACAGCGCCAGGTACACCACCGCCGCCGTGGCGCGCAGGGTGGGATGCGCGGGCAGCTGTTCGCCGGTGCCGAAGCCGACCAGCAGCAGTGCGACGCTGGCGCAGAGCATCTGCGCGGCGGTGTTCATCGGCCCGGCCGGCATGTCCTGGCGCTTGCTCCAGGCCGAACCGAAGGCCCAGCTCATCGCCGCCACGATCAGCGCCAGCGCGCCCAGTCGCGAGCCGGAAAGTCCGCTGCCCAGGTTCAGCACCACCACGCCGGCGAAACCGATCAGCAAGCCGACCGTCTCGCGCCGGTTCGGCCATTGGCCGTACATGCCGGAGAACACCGCGGCGAACAGCGGCATGCTCGCCACCGCGACCGCGGCAATGCCCGAACTCACGCTCTGCTCGGCGTAGCAGACCAGCCCGTTGCCGCCCAGCAACAGCAACACGCCGGTCACCGCCGCGTTGCGCCACTGGCGTCGCGTGGGCGGGCGCACGCCGCGGATCCGCAGGAACGCGTACATGGCCGAGCCCGCGCCGAGGAAGCGCACGCCTGCGAGCAGGAACGGCGGATAGCTCTCCAGCGCGTAGCGGATGCCCAGGTAGGTCGAGCCCCACACGACGTACAGCGCGAGCAGGCCGAGCGGGATCAGCACACGCGGTTCGTCCAGCGCGCGGGCGGGAGCAGGAGTGGCGGAGGTGTCATCGATGGCGGACATGGCGGGAGATCATGCAGGGGGAGGGGGCTTCATTCGGCCTGGTGCGTGCCGATCCACCACAAATGGCCTTCGGGGTCGCGCAGTCCGGCGCTGCGGTCGCCGTAGGGCTGGTCGGTGGGCGGGGTCACGCTGGATGCGCCGGCGGCCAGGCCCGCGGCGTAACACGCGTCGACGTCGGGTACGTAGACATGGGTGGAACCGCGCACCGGATCGCGCCCATCGGGGCGCTCGCCGACCATCACCACCGAATCGTCGATCCACACCTCGGCGTGCATGATCGAGCCGTCATCGCGCATCTTGCGCAGCAGTTCCTTCGCGCCAAACGTCGCGTGCAGGAAGGCCAGCATGGCGCGCGCGTCAGCGACCAGCAGGTACGGCGACACGGCATTGTGGCCGGCGGGCTTGTGCGTGGGCATCGGCGGGATCCGGTGGAACGAAGGGCAAACGCCGGCAGCCGGCGAGGCCGGCGTCGATCAGGTGGTGTTGCCCGAAGCGCGCACGATAGCCGGAGCGGCACCGGCGCGGTAGCGCGCAGTTCTCAATCCAGCCTTGAGCGACGGTCAAGACGCGCGGCGGCGCTCCGGCTCCGCGACGCGGTTGCGCTCGCGCGCCAGCAGCTCGCGCTTGCGTTCCACACCCCAGCGCCAGCCGCCCAGCGAGCCGTCCTCGCGTACCACGCGGTGGCAGGGCACGATCAGCGCCAGTCGGTTGTTGCCGCAGGCGTTGCCGATCGCGCGGGCGGCGTTGGCGTCGCCCAGTTCCGTGGCGAGCGCACGGTAACTGCGCGTCTGGCCGGCGGGGATGCGGGTGAGTGCATCCCACACACGCCATTGGAACGCGGTGGCGGCGATGTCCAGCGGTGGCATGGCGGGCGCCGCGGCATCGCTCCAGCCCAGCTCGCTGGCGATGCGCGCGATCACCGCATCCAGCCATTCCTCGCGCCCGGCGTCCACGCGCTCGCGCGTGGCATGCGGGAATTCCCCGGCCAGCCCGCGTTCCAGCGCCACGTCGTCGTCGCCCAGGTTGACCGCGCAGATGCCACGCGTGGTGGTCGCCACCAGCAGCCGCCCCAGCGGCGTGCCGGTGGTGGTGTAGCGGATACACGCCCCGGCACCGCCGGCGCGGTAGCTTGCCGGGGTCATGCCGAGCAGGCGGTTGCTGTGCTCGTAGACGCGACTGCCCGAGCCGAAGCCCGCCTCGTAGACCGCGTCTGTCACGGCGGCGCCTTCACGCAGGGCGGCCTTGAACTGCCCGAAGCGGCGCGAGCGGTGGTATTCCGCCGGGCTCATGCCGAAGCGCCGCCGGAAAGCGCGCTGAAGGTAGGTGGGGCTCAGCGCCACCGCGCTGGCAAGGGCGTCCAGGCTGGGCGCGGTTTCGGCCTCGTCGAGCAGACGGCGGGCCTGTTCAAGCGGTTCGATGGCGGACATGGCGGCGTTCCGGTTTCCAGATGACGCCAGTTTGTGGCGTCAGCTCGCGCGCGGGCCATCCGCTTCTTGCGCGCCTCAACGCGCGACCGGGCGCCCTTCATGCAGGACCACGAAGTCGCCCTCGAGTACCTGCGGACGCGCTCCGGCGGCAGTCGCGGCACGGCCGACGGCGCGCGCGCGGTTCCACTGGCGCAACGCCAGCCACAGCCCGCCACCGACCAGCAGCACGCCAGCGACGAACAGCCCGAACACCAGCATCACGCCCAGCACGGCAACCCCGACGACCAGCGAAAGGGCGCGCGCAAGCGGGTGGCGGGGACGGGACGAGGGCAGCTGGAACAGGCGCATGTTAAAAATCCGTGTGGTAAAATCAACGACTTACGTGCGCAACGATGGGGCTTTCACGCCCCCGAGGCAAGTGCCGATGGACCTACCCCCCGGGGCGCTTTGCCGCCTCGATCACATTCCCGACGGCACCGCGGTAGCGGTGGACGCGACCCTGCCCGAAGGTCCCGAAACCCTCATCGTATTGCGCGACGGCGAGGAAGCGCGGGCCTGGATCAACGTCTGTCCGCACGCCGGGCGACGACTCGACTGGGCGCCCGGACAATTCCTGATCAGCCGCGGCACGTTGATCTGTGCAGTGCATGGGGCGAGCTTCCGCACCGGGGACGGGCTCTGCGTGGGCGGGCCCTGCCGTGGGCAGTCGCTGCGTGCGGTGCCGCTTCGAGTGGAGCGCGGGGTGGTCTGGCTGGCGAGCGCTTGAGCTCCCCTTCCCGTCCGGGGAGAGAGTGTGGTGACGGCAGCGGTGAAGTGCGCCGTTGCCTGGGTTGCCCTTGACTTCAACCTGCGCCGGATCGCCCATCCCACGGGCCTCTCACCCAGACCCCTCCCAAAGAAAAAAAAGGCCCGGCATGCGCCGGGCCTTTCTCGTTCCATGCCGGCGGACCTTCCCTGGTCCGCCAGCCAAACCTTCCGTCAGGGGTTGTTGACGCGATCGACCGAGCCGGCGGTCTGGTAGATCAGGCCGGACAGCGGCAGCAGCTGGCTCAGGAAGCGGTTCCACTTGGTGATGCCGGCCGCGCCGACCCACACCACGTCGCCCGGCTTGACGCGGAAGTTGTCCGCCAGGGCATAGGACGCCGGCGAGCGTGCGTTGAGGTGGAACACCTGCGCGGGCGTCTGGGTGAGCTTCTCCGAACCACGGATCACGTACACGGCGTTGCCCGAAGAGGTGATCGGGCTCAGGCCGCCGGCACGACCCAGCGCCTGGGTGAGGGTCAGCGCGGTGGTCTTGAAGGTGATGGCCTGCGGGCGGATCACCTCGCCCACGACATACACCTCCTTGTTGTCGTTGTACGGCAGGAACAGCTTGTCGCCGGGCTTGAGGTAGATCTGGCCGTCGGTGCCCTGGTTGAGCGCGGTCAGGTCGATCGGATAGGTCTTGCCGTCACGGGTGAGCGTGAAGCCGGAGAGGTCCGCTTCCTGCGTGTTGACGCCGGCCACGCCGATCGCCTGCGACAGCGTCATCGGCACCGAGTTGAGCACCTGCGCGTCGGTGTGCTGGAACGCGCCCTCCAGCGTGATGCGATGGCTGCCGTAGCCGACCACGTTGACGTCCACCTGCGGCTCGCGCACGAAGCTGCCCAGCTTCTTGGTCAGCGACTGGCGCAGTTCCTCGACGGTCAGCCCGGCCGCCTTGATGGTGCCGGCATAGGGATAGAACAGCGTGCCGTCAGGGCGCACCAGGCGGCCGTTGGCCACGGTCTGCTGCTGCGAGCCCGCGGGCGAGGTTAGTTCCGGGTGATCCCACACGGTGATGTACAGCGTGTCGCCGGGGCCGATGCGGTAGTCCTCCGGCTGGTACGAGACCAGTTCCTGCGGAATCGCGCTGGCCTGCGTCTGGCTGCTCTCCACCAGCTCCGGCGTGATCTGCAGCAGCTGCATGTGGCTGTTGTCACTTTGCAGCGCGCCCTCGTCCATGCGCTGGCCGGGGACGATCGCGCAGCCGTTCAGCGCGACGGCGAAGAGAAGGATGGCTACTGCGGGTAGCGTTTTCATAATGCGTCCTTTCTGCTGGGCCACCGTGGGGATAATCGTGACGAATTAT
Protein-coding regions in this window:
- the yedA gene encoding drug/metabolite exporter YedA, which gives rise to MSAIDDTSATPAPARALDEPRVLIPLGLLALYVVWGSTYLGIRYALESYPPFLLAGVRFLGAGSAMYAFLRIRGVRPPTRRQWRNAAVTGVLLLLGGNGLVCYAEQSVSSGIAAVAVASMPLFAAVFSGMYGQWPNRRETVGLLIGFAGVVVLNLGSGLSGSRLGALALIVAAMSWAFGSAWSKRQDMPAGPMNTAAQMLCASVALLLVGFGTGEQLPAHPTLRATAAVVYLALFGSIVAFSAYLYVLKHARPALATSYAYVNPPVAVLFGVLLAGEHVGPFDLGGMAIILVGVGVITLAKKPAH
- a CDS encoding VOC family protein, with product MPTHKPAGHNAVSPYLLVADARAMLAFLHATFGAKELLRKMRDDGSIMHAEVWIDDSVVMVGERPDGRDPVRGSTHVYVPDVDACYAAGLAAGASSVTPPTDQPYGDRSAGLRDPEGHLWWIGTHQAE
- a CDS encoding methylated-DNA--[protein]-cysteine S-methyltransferase — its product is MSAIEPLEQARRLLDEAETAPSLDALASAVALSPTYLQRAFRRRFGMSPAEYHRSRRFGQFKAALREGAAVTDAVYEAGFGSGSRVYEHSNRLLGMTPASYRAGGAGACIRYTTTGTPLGRLLVATTTRGICAVNLGDDDVALERGLAGEFPHATRERVDAGREEWLDAVIARIASELGWSDAAAPAMPPLDIAATAFQWRVWDALTRIPAGQTRSYRALATELGDANAARAIGNACGNNRLALIVPCHRVVREDGSLGGWRWGVERKRELLARERNRVAEPERRRAS
- a CDS encoding Rieske (2Fe-2S) protein, which codes for MDLPPGALCRLDHIPDGTAVAVDATLPEGPETLIVLRDGEEARAWINVCPHAGRRLDWAPGQFLISRGTLICAVHGASFRTGDGLCVGGPCRGQSLRAVPLRVERGVVWLASA
- a CDS encoding polysaccharide biosynthesis/export family protein, which translates into the protein MKTLPAVAILLFAVALNGCAIVPGQRMDEGALQSDNSHMQLLQITPELVESSQTQASAIPQELVSYQPEDYRIGPGDTLYITVWDHPELTSPAGSQQQTVANGRLVRPDGTLFYPYAGTIKAAGLTVEELRQSLTKKLGSFVREPQVDVNVVGYGSHRITLEGAFQHTDAQVLNSVPMTLSQAIGVAGVNTQEADLSGFTLTRDGKTYPIDLTALNQGTDGQIYLKPGDKLFLPYNDNKEVYVVGEVIRPQAITFKTTALTLTQALGRAGGLSPITSSGNAVYVIRGSEKLTQTPAQVFHLNARSPASYALADNFRVKPGDVVWVGAAGITKWNRFLSQLLPLSGLIYQTAGSVDRVNNP